The following proteins come from a genomic window of Nostoc sp. TCL26-01:
- a CDS encoding NAD(P)/FAD-dependent oxidoreductase has protein sequence MLPLKIVVIGGGAAGFFGAIACARLNPEAEVTLIEASHQLLGKVRISGGGRCNVTHACFDANELVQNYPRGGKALRGAFSRFQAQDTVAWFAAQGVLLKTEADGRMFPTTDNSETIVNCLMDAAQAAAVEIWTKAPVVSVKHSPNHQFEIVLKSGEVKKCDRLLLATGSSLVGYKLAQALGHHIEPPVPSLFTFNIVEAKLRALAGISVNPVRLRLYSGEKSSLEQIGPLLITHWGLSGPAVLKLSAWGARLLHDQHYQATLLINWLPDLSPEEVKQKILGVKNEWGKRAIALHRGVDLPHRLWQYIINRAGINPDDRWAGLSNKTLNLLIQELTQGKYAVNGKGVFKEEFVTCGGVNLKEVNFPTMESKLVPGLYFAGEILDIDGVTGGFNFQSAWTTAYLAGTAMGS, from the coding sequence TTGCTACCTTTAAAAATTGTTGTAATCGGTGGTGGGGCGGCGGGATTCTTTGGGGCGATCGCTTGTGCTAGACTCAACCCTGAAGCTGAGGTGACGTTAATTGAAGCTAGTCATCAACTACTAGGGAAGGTTCGCATCTCTGGTGGTGGGCGCTGTAATGTGACTCATGCTTGCTTTGATGCTAATGAGTTAGTCCAAAATTACCCTAGAGGTGGTAAAGCTTTACGGGGTGCTTTCAGTCGCTTTCAAGCTCAAGATACTGTAGCTTGGTTTGCAGCCCAAGGAGTACTACTGAAAACTGAAGCTGATGGGCGGATGTTTCCCACTACAGACAACTCTGAAACTATTGTCAATTGTTTGATGGATGCAGCCCAAGCGGCGGCGGTGGAGATTTGGACGAAAGCACCTGTTGTCTCAGTTAAACATTCCCCAAATCATCAGTTTGAGATTGTTTTGAAGTCGGGAGAGGTGAAAAAATGCGATCGCCTACTCCTAGCTACAGGTAGTAGTCTTGTAGGGTATAAACTTGCCCAAGCGTTAGGACATCACATTGAACCGCCAGTGCCATCACTATTTACATTTAATATTGTGGAAGCGAAGTTACGCGCATTAGCTGGTATTAGTGTCAACCCTGTGCGTTTACGATTGTATAGTGGAGAAAAATCTTCACTAGAACAAATAGGGCCATTGTTAATTACTCATTGGGGTTTGAGTGGCCCGGCTGTACTCAAGCTTTCGGCCTGGGGTGCAAGACTCCTGCATGATCAACATTATCAAGCCACTTTATTAATTAATTGGTTGCCTGATCTCTCCCCAGAAGAGGTTAAGCAAAAAATCTTAGGGGTGAAAAATGAATGGGGAAAACGAGCGATCGCCCTTCATCGTGGCGTTGATTTACCTCATCGTCTGTGGCAGTATATCATCAATCGTGCAGGTATTAACCCAGATGACCGTTGGGCAGGACTGTCGAATAAGACTCTCAATCTGCTTATACAAGAACTAACTCAAGGAAAATACGCAGTTAACGGTAAAGGCGTATTTAAAGAGGAGTTTGTCACTTGTGGTGGTGTCAATCTCAAAGAAGTAAATTTCCCCACAATGGAAAGTAAGCTAGTTCCCGGACTTTACTTCGCTGGCGAAATTTTGGATATTGACGGTGTAACCGGTGGCTTTAACTTCCAGAGTGCGTGGACAACAGCTTATCTAGCTGGTACGGCGATGGGGAGTTAG
- a CDS encoding SGNH/GDSL hydrolase family protein, whose translation MVAVILLIWQQQKLSAFFRHTPPPVPVSQAQAVAPELGPRHQLTYQQWVDILKQEAKVATEKRPQHLTILVGDSLSLWFPVELLPEDKNWLNQAISGETSNGLRQRLNLFDNTQPEAIFLMIGINDLIRGVGDEVILDNQQQMMNYLRKTHPQAKIFVQSILPHGGEEATWEGREKLLAIPNSRIRQLNQQIQNIATKEGVRYLDLYSLFTNQKGNLRQEFTTDGLHLSPAGYLVWRTALKLSQ comes from the coding sequence ATGGTAGCAGTCATCCTGCTAATTTGGCAACAGCAGAAATTGTCCGCCTTTTTTCGTCATACTCCTCCCCCAGTACCAGTGAGTCAAGCTCAAGCTGTTGCACCAGAGTTAGGCCCTCGTCACCAACTCACTTATCAACAATGGGTGGATATTCTCAAACAAGAAGCCAAAGTGGCAACGGAGAAACGTCCCCAGCATTTAACTATACTGGTGGGAGATTCTTTAAGTCTGTGGTTTCCGGTTGAGTTATTACCTGAAGATAAAAATTGGCTCAATCAAGCAATTTCCGGCGAAACCAGCAATGGATTGCGACAGAGGTTGAATCTGTTTGATAATACTCAACCAGAGGCAATTTTTTTAATGATTGGGATTAATGACCTGATTCGTGGTGTGGGTGATGAGGTAATTTTAGATAATCAGCAACAGATGATGAATTATTTACGAAAAACCCATCCCCAAGCCAAAATTTTTGTCCAGTCAATTTTGCCCCACGGAGGAGAGGAGGCAACTTGGGAAGGACGAGAAAAACTATTAGCTATTCCCAATAGTCGCATCCGACAATTAAATCAGCAAATTCAAAATATCGCTACTAAAGAAGGTGTAAGATATCTCGATTTATATTCTTTATTTACTAATCAAAAAGGTAATCTTCGTCAGGAATTCACCACCGATGGCTTGCATTTAAGTCCGGCTGGATATTTAGTTTGGCGCACTGCGTTAAAATTGTCTCAGTAA
- the rd gene encoding rubredoxin — translation MITHVCSACGYEYDPEVGDPDSGIPPGTVFEDIPEDWVCPVCGATKDLFEPAD, via the coding sequence ATGATAACTCATGTATGTTCTGCTTGCGGCTACGAATATGATCCAGAAGTAGGTGACCCGGATAGCGGTATACCTCCAGGAACGGTTTTTGAAGATATACCAGAAGATTGGGTATGCCCAGTTTGCGGGGCGACAAAAGATTTATTTGAACCAGCAGATTAA